The following proteins are encoded in a genomic region of Acidobacteriota bacterium:
- a CDS encoding OmpA family protein, translating to MFKKISILALSLVFGATGVLAQGTQIRSAVAGQKYKIKGVVVSKDDQGTFIVRDTVGIDTKIVIASNASIKNNSLFGGDKYPVTSIVRGLNIEVEGVGDSSGSVSVNKVRFDKSNMMTAQSIDARVSPAEERLTAAEQNAQRVSGQIDELMAISNAAKGGAKAAQDTADAAVAGVNATNKRITDLDDFVVQSSATVNFRVNSAVLSADAKAQLDQIATAATALKGYMIEVTGFASAEGSAKANKALSERREKVVREYLIEQHNISLRRFTPSYGFGELQAVADNTTKEGREQNRRVEIKLLVSRGINQNVEVKSSNNDQDDK from the coding sequence ATGTTTAAGAAAATTTCAATTTTAGCTTTGTCGCTCGTATTCGGAGCGACTGGTGTCCTTGCACAGGGTACACAGATCCGTTCAGCAGTCGCGGGACAAAAATACAAGATCAAGGGCGTTGTCGTATCGAAGGACGACCAGGGAACTTTCATAGTTCGAGACACGGTCGGTATCGACACCAAGATCGTGATCGCATCGAATGCAAGCATCAAAAACAACAGTCTTTTTGGTGGAGATAAATATCCTGTCACTTCGATCGTTCGGGGCCTGAATATCGAGGTTGAAGGCGTCGGCGACAGCAGCGGAAGCGTATCGGTAAACAAAGTTCGATTTGATAAGAGCAATATGATGACCGCTCAGTCGATCGACGCCCGCGTTTCGCCGGCCGAGGAACGTTTGACTGCGGCTGAACAAAACGCACAGCGTGTCTCGGGCCAGATCGACGAATTGATGGCGATCTCAAACGCCGCTAAAGGCGGTGCCAAGGCCGCTCAGGACACGGCAGACGCCGCAGTCGCAGGCGTTAATGCAACTAACAAGCGCATTACCGATCTTGACGATTTTGTCGTTCAGTCATCCGCGACAGTTAACTTTAGGGTCAACAGTGCGGTCCTCTCGGCGGATGCAAAGGCACAGCTCGACCAGATCGCAACCGCAGCGACCGCCCTTAAGGGATACATGATAGAGGTAACGGGATTCGCTTCTGCAGAAGGCAGTGCAAAAGCCAACAAGGCATTGAGCGAAAGGCGTGAAAAGGTCGTTCGAGAATATTTGATCGAACAGCACAACATCTCGCTCCGCCGTTTCACACCGTCTTACGGTTTTGGCGAACTGCAGGCAGTTGCCGACAACACGACCAAAGAAGGGCGTGAGCAGAATCGTCGAGTTGAGATCAAACTCCTTGTCAGCCGCGGCATCAATCAGAATGTCGAGGTCAAATCGTCGAATAACGATCAAGACGATAAGTAG
- a CDS encoding VWA domain-containing protein, with amino-acid sequence MKTFRRQNLVTGLAIVLMTAFVAFAQTATPTPKVTDDEIIKVDSRLIVVPVSVTDTNGQPVFGLTAQHFRLTEESRLQAIDHVSSADKVPLEIALLFDVSASTDKMFQFELETAAKFLKDVMRTEDRATVFTIGAKPILVRPRDTSESIATAIRDITPTKEFTAFYDTVAAAADYLKLNAPDGSRKVILVISDGEDTNSARISKAIQDGYRKINVNKIDNKSLYELTIKNRNEAGVAERRRILKLLQDVDTVFYSINPAGSSLQLNKMSLAGQENMHKFAEDTGGTAFLPKFQPLNTKDELQNQSNGRKNADVLDRIFRQLANELRSQYLVQYYSDADFPVNKFVNLDVKLPNRSDLRIRARQGYFVKN; translated from the coding sequence ATGAAAACTTTCCGCCGACAAAACCTCGTTACCGGCCTCGCGATCGTGCTAATGACCGCCTTTGTTGCATTTGCACAAACCGCGACCCCGACGCCGAAGGTCACAGACGATGAGATCATCAAAGTCGATTCGCGGCTGATCGTTGTGCCGGTTTCGGTGACGGATACGAACGGGCAGCCGGTATTCGGGCTGACCGCACAGCATTTCAGGCTGACCGAAGAGAGCCGTTTACAGGCCATTGACCACGTCAGTAGTGCTGACAAAGTGCCGCTCGAGATCGCTCTGCTATTCGATGTCTCGGCAAGTACGGACAAAATGTTCCAATTCGAGCTCGAAACCGCGGCAAAATTCCTTAAGGATGTGATGCGGACCGAGGATCGGGCAACCGTCTTTACGATCGGGGCAAAACCGATACTCGTCCGGCCGCGTGATACATCCGAGAGTATCGCGACTGCGATCCGGGATATCACACCAACCAAAGAGTTTACCGCGTTCTATGATACAGTCGCGGCAGCCGCAGACTACCTGAAGTTAAATGCCCCTGACGGTTCGCGTAAGGTCATACTTGTCATTTCTGACGGCGAAGATACAAACAGCGCCCGGATCTCCAAGGCGATCCAAGACGGCTACCGCAAGATCAATGTCAATAAGATCGACAATAAATCGTTGTATGAGCTAACCATCAAAAATCGCAACGAGGCCGGAGTTGCGGAGCGAAGACGTATCTTAAAGTTGCTGCAGGATGTCGATACCGTGTTCTACTCGATCAATCCGGCAGGTAGTTCTCTTCAGCTGAACAAAATGAGCTTGGCGGGACAGGAGAATATGCATAAATTTGCCGAGGACACCGGCGGAACCGCATTTCTGCCCAAATTCCAGCCATTGAATACCAAGGACGAACTTCAGAACCAATCAAACGGCCGGAAAAACGCCGATGTTCTCGACCGTATTTTCCGGCAACTAGCAAATGAGCTTCGCTCACAATATCTGGTTCAATATTATTCGGACGCGGATTTTCCGGTGAATAAATTCGTCAATTTGGACGTAAAACTCCCAAACCGCAGTGACCTCCGCATTCGAGCCCGACAGGGCTATTTCGTTAAGAACTAA
- a CDS encoding COX15/CtaA family protein, which translates to MGTETKLSKFAKYAWFALGYNVLVILWGVFLRASKSGDGCGQHWLTCHGEVLPSAPELKTVIEFSHRITSFLAFVVVLALLIWAFKKFEKGSSVRKAAVGSFIFVVTEALVGAGLVLTGNTADTLSAARPFWMAGHLVNTFILLAFLTMTAWYASVGKRFTFKVEGKYRAILAVCIAAIFYVGTTGSIAALASMLFPAETLSAGVQQDFSPTSNMLLRLRVLHPISSILTAVLLIFAAGWLRRESGDDKSVTRWSNVLSILVICQIAFGGATLLMLAPIVMQIGHLLLADAIWVSFVLIAANFLASKTAVSE; encoded by the coding sequence ATGGGAACGGAAACAAAGCTGAGTAAATTTGCTAAGTATGCGTGGTTCGCACTTGGGTACAACGTCCTCGTGATACTATGGGGTGTTTTTCTTCGTGCTTCAAAATCGGGCGATGGCTGCGGGCAGCATTGGCTGACTTGTCACGGCGAGGTTCTGCCGAGTGCGCCGGAACTGAAAACCGTGATCGAGTTTTCACATAGAATCACGAGTTTTCTTGCATTTGTGGTGGTTCTGGCGTTGCTCATCTGGGCGTTCAAGAAATTTGAAAAGGGAAGCTCCGTTCGAAAGGCAGCAGTCGGATCGTTCATATTTGTCGTAACCGAGGCCCTCGTAGGGGCCGGGCTCGTGTTGACGGGCAACACCGCTGATACGCTTTCGGCGGCTCGGCCGTTTTGGATGGCAGGGCATCTGGTCAATACCTTCATTTTACTGGCATTTCTTACTATGACGGCTTGGTACGCCAGCGTAGGCAAGCGGTTCACATTTAAGGTCGAAGGCAAATACCGAGCGATCCTGGCCGTATGTATTGCGGCGATCTTTTATGTCGGAACTACCGGCTCGATCGCCGCCCTCGCGAGTATGCTGTTTCCGGCTGAAACGCTCTCGGCGGGTGTCCAGCAAGATTTTTCTCCGACGTCGAATATGCTTCTGCGGCTTAGGGTGCTGCATCCGATCTCGTCGATCCTGACAGCCGTTCTCCTGATATTTGCTGCGGGTTGGCTGCGGCGTGAATCGGGCGATGACAAAAGCGTCACACGTTGGTCAAATGTGCTTTCGATACTTGTCATATGTCAGATAGCATTCGGTGGAGCGACATTGCTGATGCTAGCCCCGATCGTAATGCAGATCGGCCATCTTTTGTTGGCAGACGCCATCTGGGTCAGTTTCGTGCTTATCGCGGCAAATTTTCTTGCGTCAAAAACAGCCGTATCTGAGTAG
- a CDS encoding ATP-binding protein — protein sequence MQRRILIIDDHDDLATSLEEVFSHIGHEVAIVEDRSAAIRLPDVESYDMVITDLDVESTDPVAQLNGDEPTCFPKVAAANPYERIKAFKLCAANFRRDDFDEDELKNMVATVLDYKIRYVDTAETVQDLHENIEFELPSAISLMHIVLEYLMKRVEKLGVVKPEQSNLFVALDEAFVNAVKHGNKFDAKKLVRITAEVSKQEAKFTIEDEGEGFDVNNIPDPLDPTNLFKTSGRGVLFIYNIMDEVKYNDRGNRLTMIKRSEQSTAT from the coding sequence ATGCAGCGACGAATTCTCATCATCGACGACCATGACGACCTCGCCACGTCGCTGGAAGAGGTGTTTTCGCATATCGGGCACGAGGTTGCTATCGTTGAAGATCGATCAGCCGCCATCCGGTTGCCGGACGTTGAATCGTATGACATGGTGATCACGGATCTCGATGTCGAAAGCACGGATCCGGTGGCACAGCTCAATGGCGACGAGCCGACATGTTTTCCGAAGGTTGCCGCTGCAAATCCGTACGAACGTATCAAGGCGTTCAAACTATGTGCAGCGAATTTTCGTCGCGATGATTTTGATGAGGACGAGTTAAAAAATATGGTCGCCACCGTTCTCGATTACAAGATCAGATATGTCGACACTGCCGAAACCGTCCAGGACTTACACGAAAACATCGAATTCGAACTGCCGAGTGCGATCTCGCTGATGCACATTGTGCTCGAGTATCTGATGAAACGCGTCGAAAAGCTCGGAGTGGTCAAACCGGAGCAATCAAACTTGTTCGTCGCTCTTGACGAAGCATTTGTCAACGCCGTAAAACACGGCAACAAATTTGATGCTAAAAAGCTCGTACGGATCACTGCCGAAGTATCGAAACAGGAAGCTAAATTTACGATCGAAGATGAAGGAGAGGGATTTGACGTCAATAACATTCCTGACCCGCTCGACCCGACAAATCTATTCAAGACCTCCGGCCGCGGGGTGCTCTTTATCTACAACATTATGGACGAGGTCAAATACAACGACCGCGGAAATCGCCTGACGATGATCAAACGATCTGAGCAATCTACGGCAACTTAG
- a CDS encoding NAD+ synthase, giving the protein MRVTIAQINTTNGDLSGNTTKINAAIEKARSDGSDLVVFPEVVIHGYTSQDWFQDSDIIEHAIDPLRDIIPLTQGITAVVGTIRPNDEVNGRRLYNSAAVIHDCKLIGFADKTLLPEYDVFDDPRYFEPSVERRLFEINGVKIGVVVCEDFWNDKTFWDERLYDSDPTDEVVAMGADMIVSINASPFNKGKIKLRCDMVAHRAKLQKKPIVFVNLVGGNDGIIFDGASLIADEEGDVILQAPAFEEFVETVELDVRKPDARGITGDETETIRKALVLGIRDYAQKNGFKQAVLGLSGGVDSALVAALAAEAIGPENLLCVMMPSPYSSRGSIDDSEELIRNLGCMGRIEPISSTFEVLLQQMGLHKPTKGGESLAAENMQSRIRGVILMAISNSEGRLLLSTGNKSELAVGYCTLYGDTNGGLAVLGDLLKTEVWKVSRHVNDSAGREIIPTRIIEKLPSAELAPNQFDQDSLPPYELMDPILRLYFEQKQSPAEIIAAGHDAERVYWILNKVEHPANEFKRQQLPPTLIISKNAIGVGRRRPITHKYRRKM; this is encoded by the coding sequence ATGCGAGTTACAATTGCTCAAATTAACACCACCAACGGTGACCTTTCCGGTAACACAACAAAGATCAACGCTGCTATCGAGAAAGCCAGGTCGGACGGTTCCGACCTGGTTGTTTTTCCGGAAGTAGTGATACACGGTTACACCTCACAAGATTGGTTCCAAGATAGCGACATTATCGAACATGCCATCGATCCACTCCGTGACATTATCCCGCTAACTCAAGGCATAACAGCAGTTGTAGGCACAATACGTCCAAATGACGAAGTGAACGGGCGTCGGCTGTATAATTCAGCTGCTGTCATACACGATTGTAAGTTGATCGGATTTGCGGATAAAACATTGCTTCCTGAGTACGATGTTTTTGACGATCCTCGCTATTTCGAGCCAAGCGTTGAGAGGAGACTTTTTGAAATAAATGGAGTCAAGATCGGCGTGGTCGTTTGCGAAGACTTTTGGAACGATAAAACATTTTGGGACGAACGGTTATACGACAGCGATCCGACTGACGAGGTCGTCGCGATGGGAGCCGACATGATCGTCTCGATAAACGCTTCACCATTCAACAAAGGAAAGATCAAGCTCCGGTGTGATATGGTCGCGCATCGTGCCAAATTGCAGAAAAAGCCGATCGTCTTTGTAAATCTTGTTGGCGGCAACGACGGTATTATATTTGACGGAGCGAGTTTGATCGCCGATGAGGAAGGCGACGTGATATTGCAGGCACCGGCGTTCGAAGAGTTTGTCGAAACGGTCGAACTCGACGTACGAAAGCCCGATGCCCGCGGCATCACGGGCGATGAGACCGAAACGATCCGAAAAGCGTTGGTCTTAGGAATCCGCGATTATGCTCAGAAGAATGGATTCAAACAGGCCGTACTTGGGCTTTCTGGCGGCGTCGACTCGGCACTTGTCGCTGCGCTTGCGGCCGAGGCTATCGGTCCGGAAAATCTGCTGTGTGTGATGATGCCGTCGCCCTATTCTTCGCGGGGTAGCATCGATGACTCGGAAGAGTTGATCCGCAATCTGGGCTGCATGGGCCGCATCGAACCGATCTCATCGACATTCGAAGTGCTGCTTCAGCAAATGGGTCTGCACAAACCGACGAAGGGTGGCGAAAGCCTGGCGGCTGAGAATATGCAGTCGCGCATTCGCGGTGTCATCTTGATGGCGATATCTAATTCCGAGGGCCGATTGTTGTTATCAACCGGGAACAAAAGCGAATTAGCGGTCGGTTACTGTACGCTTTACGGTGACACAAACGGCGGGCTTGCCGTGCTTGGCGATCTGCTGAAGACCGAAGTTTGGAAAGTTTCTCGGCACGTCAATGACTCGGCCGGCCGAGAGATAATCCCGACCAGGATAATCGAAAAACTGCCTTCGGCCGAACTCGCACCGAATCAATTCGATCAGGACAGTCTGCCGCCGTATGAACTGATGGATCCGATCCTTCGGCTCTATTTCGAACAAAAACAGTCGCCTGCCGAGATAATCGCGGCCGGCCACGACGCCGAACGCGTCTATTGGATCCTCAACAAAGTCGAACATCCGGCTAACGAGTTTAAACGCCAGCAACTGCCGCCGACACTTATAATCTCCAAAAACGCCATTGGCGTCGGGCGACGAAGGCCGATCACACATAAATACAGACGAAAAATGTAA